The following DNA comes from Bos indicus x Bos taurus breed Angus x Brahman F1 hybrid chromosome 22, Bos_hybrid_MaternalHap_v2.0, whole genome shotgun sequence.
AAACGTTAAAAAAATTACTTCCTGAATGTACTTAATGTTCctaaattatacacttaaaaatgattaaaataaccaattttatgttatgtatatttcgCCACAATAAAAAACATTACTTCTCACTTGACATTTCTTAAATTTTGCCTCCAAATCGTCAAGTAAACATATGCCCAGGATCTCATGCTGTTTTTGTTCTGAAAgagcctccttccttccttgaaCAGAATCTTAGGCCTGGGATTTTTTGTCTCCTTCCAACTgtccccctctcttttttttttgcataagatatatttatttcttaaatccattttttaatttgcatgcaGTAAAATACACAGATCCTAGCATTTAATAGGTTTTGACAATACCTAGATCAAGTTATAGATTAGAATATTTCCATTATCCCAGAAAGTTCTGTCTTGCCCCTTTCTACTCTTTGGATTTTTCACATCCTTGTTTAGTTTCATCTCTTCATACAGAATGTACTCTTCTCTATCTGGCTTTTTTCTCTCAGTGTGATGTTTTTGTACCTTGTTGTTTTTGAAAAGCACAGATCTGAGGAGTTGGTGACCTCTCTCCTTTTAGTTTGCACCACTGGATGTGATTTGCAGTTCAAATACTTTGCTTTTGCACCAAGGTAGCAGAAAGGGCCTTCATTTTGGAACCTGGTATAGTTGCTCTTCTGTTTACTGTCTCCATTGCCTTTTGTGAGGATTCAATAGAATAACATTATTGGGAGGGCTTTGTATGGTATTCGAGCATAACGAGAGGCAAGTATTTCAGTCTGGGGAGATGAAGGCAATAGATATATGACTACTTAACCTCTGCTTGTCTTAACAGGTCACCTTTGGCTCTTCCGAGATGCTGGGACATCTGATGGGCTTCTAGTTAACCAAACTGAGCTATTTGTGCCATCTCTCAATGTTGATGGGCAGCCTATTTTTGCCAACATCACACTGCCAGGTATACTGATGTTccatcttactttttaaaaagataggctGTTGTGCTAAGTAGAGGATAGGCCCTTGAAAGAGCTCAGTCCTTAGTGACTTTtgcctgatgctgggcaaggtaTCCAGCTTTTCTGTGTCTTATTCTCcaccataaataaaatgtaagaaatgtACTGGTATTCTCTATGTTGAACAAAGATGTTGTGGTGTCTCAGAAGCTCTTTGGGCTTGTCAGGAGTGGGCTAAATTAAAATAACTGATTGTAGAATTATGAGTGCGTTTTGTTTCCGTGGCCTTGGAGTAGAGTTATGCCCTGGAATCTCAGAAGAAAAAACATGTAGAGAGTGAGATATCATGGCTTATTTATGACTTCTGGTGTTGTatcttttaatgtaatttaatgcAATCAAGCTTACTGTGCCagtcagggttttttttaaaaaaaaaaaaaccaccaaattGAACATTAGCTTCATAGCTTACCACTTGTTTAAAACTCAAATGATTTTATTAGATTGAACCCCAAGAAACTGATCTTTTGGGTtaagaaaaaaaacctaaatatctGTGGCTTCATAAGGTTCACACTAGTATGTGTATATAGATTTTGTTTTAAGGCAGTGGATATACAGAAGTGAACACTGGTAAGTTAAAATGTAGGAAATTTTGCCTTGTAGGAGACATTTAAAGAGTAAGTTCCCCAGTGAGTTAAAAATAGGATTTGAGGAAATTGGTGACAGTCAGCTGGAATCCCCAAAAGGCTATTGACAGAAGGAGGTTTCAATAAGGAAAGGTTGAGACCTACCTCAGGATGAACAGAGTAGTCAGCAGCTGGGCTGACTTCCTAATATGTGGGACCCAGTGCAAAATTAAGATGTGGGACATTTTGTCCAAAAATCAGGAAAACTaccatttaaaatactaaaatatcttCCCTTTCTTCTGTGTCTCTCTCACAACTTGTTACGGTGTCTTTTCTGTTTGCTACTTAATGCTATTTTAGGAAAAGTTAAagttttttaattacttaaaaaaataggatttgaaggacttccttggaggtccagtggttaggattctggcttccactgcagagagcacgggttcgatccctgatcagggaaacttaagatcccacaagctgtgaggtgcgacaaagaaaagcaaaaacatagaATTTGAGTTCCCCCCAGAATCCAGTTATATGCTGTTTTAGTTATCTTTTGCTGTGTGACAGCTACCTGTAACTCAAcaacattttatttgttcataATTCTGCAGGCAGGGCTGAGTTCAACTCAGGGGTTATTCTACTCTCTGGTGGTCACCGGTGTGGCTGCTTTCTGCCGGCAGGTTGGCTGAGGGCTGGGCCTCTCTCCCATGTCGTCTCAGGGCCTGGCCCTCTTTGTGTGGTCTCTCTTGCTGTATAACTCAGGGCTCCTGAGGGCGTAAAAGCGATTGTTGCCAGAGCTTCTTAAGGCTGAAGCCCAGAATCAGCACAGCGTCACTTTGCCCACATTCACTTAATTAAAGCACATGATAGGCTCAGCCCAGCCTCAAGGGAAGTCCTCCACATGGCCATGAATGCTATGAGATGTCTGTTGGAGCCATCACGTTACACTCCGCCACAACCCGCGTACTCACTTTTTTTGTCCAATGTGAGGTCCAGCTGTCGAAAATGTAACGGCCTCGGTTGGCCAAGCCTCGTGAGCGCTTAATCCCCAGGCCTGAGTTTGCTGCTGAGAGTCGCTTTTCTGCCCTTACAGTGTACACCCTGAAAGAGCGGTGCCTCCAGGTTGTGCGAAGCCTGGTCAAGCCTGAGGATTACAGGAGACTGGACATTGTGCGATCCCTCTACGAAGATCTGGAAGACCATCCCAATGTGCAGAAGGACCTGGTGCGGCTGACGCAGGAGCATATTGAAAGCCAGCGGATGGCAGGGGAGATTGAAGATGTTTAGTTCAGAGTCACACTCCTGGGTCTCAGCTTTTGATGGTCCTGACAAGTCTTGATCTAGAGCTAGGACTGGTCACCTTTTCTCAGCTTCAAGGTGTCTCATTCTTGGAGTGAAAATGCTCCATTGCTTAAAACAAAGTTAACTGACCTCACTACAAGGCATTGTGATGTTTAAGGGCAAATATCACAAAATGTAATAATTATGCCTGCCTCTTGTAGAAATATTTATCAAGGAAAAGTAGTTGCATCTTTGCTTCCTAGTGAGTCAGGAAAGTTTCTGTGTAAGGACTTTGTGGAAGTAATTACAGCGAGAATAGTAGCTTCTTGTTGAGTTGTAAGGAAGCAGTGGTGCCTGCTTTTCATTGTTGTGTTGTGGTCTGTGATGTGCCCGCCTCCCGCTCTGGGAGACAGAAATGTCCTTGGGGCAGGGGAAAATCTGtctgctctttgagaccctagtGCCTCGCACATTATCAGCCTTCCATCTGGTGTTAGTTGAATGAACAAACCAGTGGGTCCTTTGGTAGAAAGTGTTTAGAGGTTTTGAccctttttttttgagggggagtgACAGTGGGGACCTTAAAGTATATACAGTAAACAGATGTTTAAAAGGGAATCATTTTTATAGAAAGtaatcttttaataattttctaaattttgactTTTCTTAGTCCATTGTTGTCACAGGGCTGTGTCACTTCTGTTTCTAAGCCAGGACTAGCTTTCTACAGTTCTTGTGGTGATGGCTTTTTGAAACTTGCTATCCGcacaggagagaggagaaaatggccATTACCTTGTTTAATCATAGTGTTAAAGAGCTACTCCTGTACTATAAATAGGTTTTTGCCAAGTGTGCgtatttctgttcctttttgtaACTCCATGACTTTTCTGTTTAATTCAGCAGTTTTTCACCAGGCAGGATCTGGTGACACTTTGCACCTGGctagaggagaagaggaagaagcccTCTAAACTCTGGAATGTTACAGCTAGCACACTGTGGATTTAGAGAGTAGCCTGGAATCTTTTATAGTTTTGTACATGCCCAGATCCTTTCCTATAGGCTGGACTTAAATTCATTAATTTGAATTCAATACTTCTGTCAGGCATCCTTTTTTGGTAGCTaatcgttaaaaaaaaaaaaaggatcctcCCCAGTAGAGAAAATTTTGGAAGAAacggaaaaataaaaggaagaaaagatccAGGTAGATACATTGCTTAAATACAACCACTAAACATTTTGAACAGCCTTTTTTTGGCTTGGTTTTACATAGTTGAGATCATACTGAATATACAGTTTTATATTCTACTTTCTCATTTAActttataacttaaaatatttttccatggtATTATAAGCTCTTCATACTCATGAGTGCAGCCTTCCTTTTATAAATAATGTGGGACTATTTCTTACCATCCTTATTAAATCCTTCTGCTAACTTTTGAGCGCATTTCCTGTGCTCTGATATCAGAGTGGAGTGAATGAATCAAATGCCTTACAGTTTTTCCACCTAATCATATTCTCCTCTTTCAACATTCAACAAATAaggggcttttgttttttaatctgttgtGTTATTCATTCAGTGACAcacctctaattttttttctaatttttgttgttgaattgttgggtagagaagaaaatatGCTGGTATAGAAGGCAGCCATACGATTAAAAAAGTAGGATAGTATGAGAGATTTAAGGAAGTCTCTCGGTGCTGGATTAGTTCAATgttggttttattgtttttttaacctGCCGTTGTGTCAAAATGTTCCTGAAACTTGCAATTTGAGTACTGTTTTTGTGTTGTCCAAAGAAAATCGAAAACCTGTAGCATGTATGGGCTCATTTGAAATCTTATGAATGTATTAAATGTATTGCTCTTGAGAGACTGTGATCTtacctgttttcagttttttttttttaaagcttcctttGGATACAGTAAATGGTGCTGAGTAAAGGAAATGGGTAGGATGTCAtttgccaggttcttctgtcttgGAGAGGTGTGAAGACTGTTTAATGGCCTTGGGGAGACGAAACACAAGGAACCTGGTTCTCTGTCGCTTTTCTTCGCAACCCTGGATTTTGTTTAGAACTTTATTTTAGCTCTTCTTTTCTTGTAAAGATGAAATATCACTAAAAATTTTAAGCCCTACAGAAAAGGATGAAGAAGAAAAGCATTCACATTGGGaagaaaggcatttttttttttttttttttcatgaaaatagaaCCAGCCTTAACAAACACCTCCCTAAAGAAGATACGCGGATAGCAACTAAGCATATGAAAGGATGCTCCAGgaacttctctggcggtccagcgCTTAAGACTCCATGCATCCAATGCAAGGGgcgtgcatttgatccctggtcggctaactaagatcccacgtgccaagtggtgtgaccaaaaaagtatttaaaaaaagaaaagatggtccACGTAGTACGTCATCAGAGAATTGCAAATTAAACAGCAGTGAGATACTACTACACAGCTATTAGAATgctccccacacacacaaaaaaaggctCACATCCAGAACACTGAccacaccaaatgctggtgaggatgtagaaCAACAGGAACTCTGATTCATTGCTAATGGGAACGCCAAATCTTatggccactttggaagacagtttgatgGCTTCCTATGAAATTAAATGCTTATCATATATCCAGTAATTATGCTTCTTGGGTATTTACTCAAAGGAGCTGAAAATGTACGTCCAAAAActtgcacatggatgtttatggCAGTTTTGTTCATAGTTGCTAACATTTGGAAACAAGCAAggtgtccttcagtaggtgaatagaTGCATATATGATATATTCAAATAACGGAATATGGTTCAGCACTAAGATGAAGGGAGCTGTCCACcaagaaaagagagataaaacTTAAATGcttattactaagtgaaagaagacagctTGAAAAGGTCACACACTTTATGATTCCAACTCtacaacattctggaaaaggcagaattGGATTAAAAAGGGAttgagggaacttccctggcggtccagtggttaaaactgcacgcttccaatgcaggggtcatggttttgatccctggatggtgAACTAAGGTCCCATGTACagttggcatggccaaaaataaataattttttaaaaatttatggggCAGAGAGGCTTGGAGGAGGTGGAGGGATGAATAAGTAGACCACAGAATTTTTTGAGGTAGTAAATTTATTCTGCATGATAGAATAGtggatatatattattatacatctGTCTGAACCCACAGAATGTGCAATGCCgagtgaaccctaaggtaaactGTAGACTTGGGGtaataatgatgtgtcagtgtaggtccATCGATtgttaacaaatgtaccactttatggggatgttgataatgggagagACTGTGTGTGGGAGCACGAGGTATATAGGAAATCCTGTACCTTCCTCTTAATTATGCTGTGAACCTTAAAACTGCTCTAGACaatagtctattaaaaaaaagtggtTAATGTCTCACTAGGACTTACTGTATattgagaagatgaaaagaaagcaggGCGCTCAGCTCACTAAGGACATGAAATAAATACCAGTGTTTTACAGTCCTGAAATAGGAACACCAGTATGACCTTTTCAGATATTTCACGTTTGGTTTCTGTATCCTGTTCTCCACCTCAGCCCCGCTCTATACTAGTCACTGGGCTGCCTGTTACCCTTCACCATTTCTCCTTTCTGTCAACTAAGCTCCCTGCCTCAACAGAACGTTTTCCTGGAGACTTCTCCCGTCACCACACAATCCCAGTAATCCATAGGCAGATCACACCAGTTGACTCTtgatgttgtacattctgtgagtTTGGACAAATTTCTAATGACATCTATCCACTTTTATAATATCAGACAGAATAGATTGACAGATATGCTTGTGATGTTAACCAAAAGTGTTGGGCAGTAGCACCGGACACTTAAATGAGAGAGAAACCTGCAAAACTTGTTTCAGAATTTGGAACATGAAACCTCAGGAAAGTACAAGTCAACATACAAATAAATAGCAATATGCTCTCTCCCTATTCAGGTAGAAAACACAAAAGATTGTTTTGCTCCAGTTGGGAAGAGTTGAGTCCCTGATAACTGGACTGGACCCACAAATGTTAACAACAGACCTAAGATTTCTGAAAGACTCAGAGGAAATCATTTTagcaaattattttatcttcagaTAAATTGAATTAATTGGGTGAAGAACAGCCTAGCAGCAGTTTGCTAGGGAGGACATAAGATGACATTCTTTACCTGAAGGAGCAGGGTCAGATACCCTGGTCCAACTTGGAAATACTAAGAACTTGTGCTTCAGTTATCCAGTGCTCAGAAACAATCAGATGGAAACTAGAGTGGAGAATTACTCTAGCGGGTCTGGATTACCCTTGTCCTGTGGCAAATGCAGAGAGTGAAGGGAATTTGGGGAAGGGTCTACTATGTCCTCAGGGCATCAGTTTTCCAAAAATTGGTTTATGGTTTTCCTTGATAGACTTTAGgactccccttcccttcctgtagATGAGAAAGCAGACACCTCTGGAACAGAGTCCAATACTGGAAATAAATGTACATTAATAGGAGATGGGCCAAATCGCGTATCCTAAATAAACCATTAAAAGGGAAAAGATAGATTCTTATATATGGACATGAAAAACTGTTCATTATTAGTTGAAaaacatttatagaaaattaaatgtgtttttaaaatttttatgttaaaaagttaattttatagAGGTCTAAAAATacatgccagagaaggcaatggcaccccactccagtactcttgcctggaaaatcccatggacggaggagcctggtaggctgcggtccatggggtcgctaagagtcggacacgactgagcgacttcactttcacttttcactttcatgcattggagaaggaaatggcaacccactccagtgttcttgcctggagaatcccagggacgggggagcctggtaggctgctgtccatggggtcacgcagagtcggacacgactgaagtgacttagcagcagcagcagtaaagataCATGCAAGTATATACACCAAACTATTAATAATGGTTGTCCCTCCAGGATGAGACTATGGGAAGGTGttaatttctctgtctctgtctctctgacataacagggaaaaaaaaaagtatatatatgtatatgtatatgtctatgtatatatataggtctCTGCCTGAACTCCTGGTACACAGCTCTCCTAAAACCATTGATTTCAAATTCCTAAGTGATAAGATCATTAGGAGTATCTTTTATTCTAATGAGAGGACTCTGGGCTGGCTCTTGTATGACTCCTGGAAGAAAGCATTGAATTTTCAGCCCTAGCCACCCTTCTCTAGCCTAGAACACAGTAAACAGATCTAATCCCGTATTTCTCTTCATCTGGATATTCATCTGTATTCTTTATCATATCCTTTAATAAAGTGGTAAGTGTATTTCCATAAGTTCTTTGGGCAATTAGCAAATTAATTAAACTTAAGGAGgggtcaatggcaccccactccagtactcttgcctggaaaattacatggacggaggagcctggtaggctgcagtccatggggtcgcaaagagttggacacaactgagcgacttccctttcacttttcactttcatgcattggagaaggaaatggcaacccactccagtgttcttgcctggagaatcccagggacgggggaatctggtgggcttctgtctatggggtcgcacagagtcggacatgactgaagcgacttagcagcagcagcagcagcaaacatcaaCAGGTCAAAATGGCACAACTATATCACTAATTACATTTAGCTTCAGTAACTTTTTAACCAACCCTAGTAGGGAGGGTGTTGGTCATGGAAAAGCTAATTAGGAGAAACTATGTATTGTTCAGGATCACAGGAAAATTTTCGGAGAAGAAAATAGGGAACAAAGAGCCCTTCCTTGGGATCAGACTTGGGTTGAATCTTGTTACTTGACCAGTTTGGCTTGGACAAGTTACAACTGACTCAAGcctaagtttcctcatctgtagaagagAATGATAAATGTATCCTGTAGGAGATGCCTGGTACTTGATACGTGAGTGGCAACTCTATTAATTAGTAATAACAAAGACCTTACTTTGAGGAACTTATTCTAAAGAATGGGGACAAAGTCATGTCCATAACATGGCCTGCTGAGGCCCCCACACTACTCAAGCCTCTCTGGAGGAAAGAATCCAGCACCTAGAGCAGTGTCTGGCAAatagtagctgctcaataaatattggccCTTAAAATCACAGTCTATCCTGAGTCTCCTATTTAATACAGAGTCCTACCCCTGCTTCCTCTGGACTCCTGATTTCTCTTAAAgtacccccccacacacacacaatagcacCTTTTAGCATTTCATGTAACTTATTTATTcagtaatgttttatttattgctaGTTTCCTCCATCCACTCCCACCCCCGTCTAGATTAAGTCCCATGAAAACAGGGACTTTTGTAAGTTTTCTGCACTTTTGCATCTCCAACACCTATGAATAGTGCCCAACTTATAGCAGGTTATTAATAGACTATCTCTTGAATGAGTCGAATGTGGCTGAGGGGCTAAAGCCCTGGAGGTGGAGTCAGAAGGTCTCTTGGGATCAACACTGAATTCCCGTGTGGTCTTAAAGGTgtttcctctctcctctgggcCTGTTTCTCCTCCGGGCTCTGACCGACTTGGTTTTTCAGCCACTGGTCAAGCCGGCCGGGAGGCGTCGCGCCCCCAGTGTCCGCCAGGGGGCAGTCGCACACAGGGCCGGCCCCGCCCACTTCCCGGCGGCCCGCGGTGGGTGGACCCACGAGCCCGCGGGTACAGAAGCGGAGTCCTGCCTGCGTCGGACTCAGTTGTCAGGCCGCCTGCCCGCCAGCCCTCAGAGCCTGGCCATGTCCTGCTACATCTACCAGCTGCCCTCCTGGGTGCTGGACGACCTGTGCCGCAACATGGACACGCTGAGCGAGTGGGACTGGATGCAGTTCGGTGAGTGGTCCTTTCTGCGACCCCACTAAGCCCCCTCCCCAACCTGTCTACCGTGGTCCTTGATGTCAAGGGCTCTCTCTGCTGCTTTCCTGGGCCCGGGCCTCCCTGTGTATCCTCGGGCCTCCTTGTGTGTCCTCGGGCAGGGGCTGCCCCTTCTCTGTTGGTGATCTAGAAGGTGTGAGGTGATCTCGGACGATTTCTGCTGTTACTCAGTCTGTCGCTAAGTAATGACTGGCTGCACTTCGCTGTTTACGGTAAAGCTGAAAATTATTGCTGTCAGCAATGACTGGTGCTTACTGTGTGCCCGGCCCTGACGCAAGAACCTGACacggattatctcatttaatttccatAACAACTTGTAAAGTGCATATTTCTCTTACCCCGTCTTACAGACCAGGAAAAGGATTTAGAGGTAGACTCACTTGTGAGGGCAGCCACTTATAAGAGTCACTTGTGCAACGCGGTTCCTAAGTGGCGGTTCCTAAACCCTGGCGTCTGGCTCCGCCAGGACATCCTTAACTCCttgttctattttctttgtttgcGCCTGGTGATTGACTGAGGGCTTGGCATTTTGGGGCATGCTGAGCATGTGGTCCTCAGGCGCCCAAACAGAGGTCTGTACTCCAGGCTCCGCCACATCCAActggtgactttgggcaagttgcttaaccttaatctgagtctcagtttcttaatctgtaaaCTGGAGGTGGTTGTGAGGaatgaaaattgtataaaaaggTCTTGACACCTGCGTATCAGAGTTTCTTGTAAGAATTAAGGAAGTATTAACAACATTAACattcttagttgtttttttttttttttttaaaccgtgCAACTGGTGCCACTTTATTTGAAAGGtaatatctgtattttaaaaaactgagattaTGATATATACCATTTGAACAAAGAATGTAATATTTATGTATGGTGGAAAGAATAATAATACAATGAGCATGCATGTTGTTATCTATTCAGTTTGAGGAAATAATATATACTTTAAcctagtggttctcaaccaggggcaaTTTTGACCCCTTTAGGGAACATTTctaatgtctggagacatttttggttgtcgcAGCTTGGGGGATATAGTGAGTAGGTGCCAAGTGTGTCggtagctcagtcgtgtttgactcttcgcaacaccatggactgcagccaggcttctctgtccatggaattctcccagcaagaatactggagtgggttgccatttccttctctaggggatcttcccaacccagggatcgaacccaggccttctgcattgcaggcagattctttaccatctgagccatccagGGAAGCCAAGGATGTTGCTAATTGTCGTACAACACACAAAACAGCCCCCTCCTCAAAGAACTATCCAGCCTAAAGTGTCAGTAGTGCTGAGGTTCAGAAATCCTGCTTTGAACCAGTcacaaaaataatacatgcttATTGCAAAATACTGAAGGAAGCAAAGATTAGCTCAAACTCTGCCGCTCAGTGATACCATCCTATCATTTGggtgctaataataataataacagcagcagCCGGTAACATGAATTGGCTTCTAACCATGTTCCAGCAGAGTGCTAGGTGTCATACCTTctagttttttttccctaagcatatttatttatgaatatacattttccaaaaatcataattttgtaCATTCTACTAGCCTACTTTTTTCACTTACACTGTATCACAAATTCTCCTTGCCAAGCAGTATTCTTTAGCAGCACAGACTTCgatttttatttcagtgtgtATTTTTATTAACTGTTTAGTGGAAAAAAATAGCAGATGTGCTAGGTTAAATGAACAAATCAGGCCCCTGGAAAGTTGTGTCTTTCCCCTCCCTGGTCCTCAGCCTCCCCTTTCCTCCCTGCAGAAGCAGTACCTTGGTAACACATCAGGGCATCTCTGAGAATGTCTGTCATCATCTGATTTTCTAGACTGCACTGTGACCCTTTGCTCAGATGATCTGTGATTTCACTGCTTTTGACTGTTTTGTGGGTTGTGGAAAAACACTTTATGTAAGAGACTGTCTCTAGTTTTTCCGTGTGGGCCTCAGTTATGAGACCAGAACAACTTCTGTTTCTAGGATACTAATTTAGAAGGCACTCCTGTGAAGTTCTTCCTCTTCTTTATaaactaaaaaatttttaaattgaattatagttgatttacagtgttgtaacttctgctgtacagcaaactgattcagttatatatatttatatattttaaaaaaattcttttccattgtggtttattacaggatataggatatagttctctgtgctataaagtaggaccttgttgtttatccattcaatatataacattttgcatctgctaatcctaaactcgCAATCCA
Coding sequences within:
- the VHL gene encoding von Hippel-Lindau disease tumor suppressor, encoding MPRKAGDAEEAEAGAEEASAEDPGAEREMEAGRLRPVLRSVNTREPSQVIFCNRSPRVVLPVWLNFDGEPQPYPTLPPGTGRRIHSYRGHLWLFRDAGTSDGLLVNQTELFVPSLNVDGQPIFANITLPVYTLKERCLQVVRSLVKPEDYRRLDIVRSLYEDLEDHPNVQKDLVRLTQEHIESQRMAGEIEDV